The genomic DNA CCTCGAAGCCGCGTCCCCCAGCCGAGAAGAGCGGGGGATAGTCGCCGGCGTACACGACCGCAAATCAATACGCGGGGTGGATGGCAATCCACCCCGCGGTTTTTTGTGTTGCGCTCATGAAACGTCTTCCGTTCATCGTCATCAGTCTGCTGCTTCTCGGCAGCGTTGCCCGGTCTGCCGAGAGAATCCTGCAGCTCGGCCATTTCGACGTCGCGAGCGGTCCGCTCACGATCTCGCCGGAATCAACAAATCCGCTGCCCGATGGCTGCGTCGCCCAGCTGATGGTGGATTCCGACGGCAACGGACCCGTGTCGCCCGGAGTCAACGGCGCACCGGGAGCGGGCGATCGTTTGCTCTGGTCTCAGGGGGAGGATAACACGCGGCGGGTGGTATCGTTTCGCGTCAACGGACAGGCTTACTTTGGCGCGGACGGCTATTTTCTCACGGATCCCGGACCCATTGCGCTGGAATCGTCCGGCCCGCTCGTCTTTATCCGCGTTTGGAATGCTCCTGACGTTCATGAAGCGACCGGCTATTGGGATTCTCCCCTTTGCTGCGTGGTGGGCGGTTTCCAGCAGCTGAGCTTCCTTCGTGGCGAATGGACCTACTATCGCTGGGATCGCCCCCCACAGCGCGATTGCGACGG from bacterium includes the following:
- a CDS encoding T9SS type A sorting domain-containing protein, which produces MKRLPFIVISLLLLGSVARSAERILQLGHFDVASGPLTISPESTNPLPDGCVAQLMVDSDGNGPVSPGVNGAPGAGDRLLWSQGEDNTRRVVSFRVNGQAYFGADGYFLTDPGPIALESSGPLVFIRVWNAPDVHEATGYWDSPLCCVVGGFQQLSFLRGEWTYYRWDRPPQRDCDGHPAHAEGELAAAESSEPLWAWPNPFNSTARVRLNLERAERVRLRVFDVQGRAVANLAEEILPVGAHDLTVDGSAWPTGLYFISAEIGPEQAIVMRLLLIR